Proteins encoded together in one Candidatus Xianfuyuplasma coldseepsis window:
- a CDS encoding oligosaccharide flippase family protein, which produces MLSKTRKQSFASDSFFYLLSSIYSSLLSFLFLPFFTRVLTIEQYGLYSIFLTVVNISSIIFNFGTSSSINRFYVEKRNEIFIYLSNVLFIITVLSLVMIIISSFFFSQLSILLNISSRILIIALMVGMFTAFEQQFLSYLQALRLSKKFLIVIIIRTTCIYLISLIGLIGFSENMFEFMIASRLLPMVIIFTVIVVILLMNNKKISIRIEYIKYALIFGAPLILHNVSGFILSSIDKVIINSIDTSVSTGLYSFAYTIGSVMSLVVIALNRAWVPIFYHSLEHDDDNILNEFNKYIVLIEIITIGLLLFSTEFVFLMSGQAAYRDTQSIVRIVIVSYFVVFLYTIYANYSFYFKKTLLISCFTLLAGIVNIFLNLVLIPLYGYQIAASTTLISFLLLFTLHYFYVNLIIKPNILIRLQQLIRPMVIVVLANIFMEYFIIDKWVLNFLTRVVLMLIVIITNFSTLKKFLD; this is translated from the coding sequence ATGCTTAGTAAAACAAGAAAACAAAGTTTTGCTAGTGATTCGTTCTTTTACCTTTTATCAAGCATATATTCTTCATTACTTTCATTTCTGTTTTTGCCCTTTTTCACAAGGGTGCTCACAATAGAACAATATGGCCTATATTCAATATTTTTAACTGTGGTTAATATATCATCAATAATATTTAATTTTGGAACAAGTAGTTCAATAAATAGATTTTATGTTGAAAAGAGGAATGAAATCTTTATCTATTTGTCAAACGTTTTATTTATAATAACAGTATTGTCATTAGTCATGATAATTATTTCAAGTTTTTTCTTTTCACAACTATCTATTCTGTTGAACATATCTTCTAGAATATTAATTATTGCTCTAATGGTTGGTATGTTCACAGCATTTGAACAACAATTCCTGTCATATTTGCAAGCTCTTAGATTAAGTAAGAAGTTCTTAATTGTAATTATTATTAGAACAACATGCATTTATCTCATCAGCTTGATTGGATTAATTGGCTTCTCTGAGAATATGTTTGAATTCATGATTGCATCAAGATTATTGCCGATGGTTATCATATTCACAGTGATCGTTGTGATTCTGTTAATGAACAATAAAAAGATATCTATTAGGATTGAATATATAAAGTATGCATTAATTTTTGGTGCACCCTTAATCTTGCACAATGTTTCTGGTTTCATTTTGTCTTCAATAGATAAAGTGATTATAAACTCTATTGATACTTCGGTATCAACCGGTTTATATTCTTTTGCATATACAATAGGATCAGTAATGAGCTTAGTTGTTATCGCTCTAAACAGAGCTTGGGTGCCAATATTTTATCATTCATTAGAACATGATGATGATAATATACTAAATGAGTTTAATAAATACATTGTTTTAATTGAAATAATTACAATTGGATTGCTATTATTCTCTACTGAATTTGTCTTTTTAATGTCTGGTCAGGCAGCTTATCGAGATACTCAAAGTATTGTTAGAATTGTTATTGTTAGCTATTTTGTTGTATTTCTATACACAATTTATGCAAATTATAGCTTCTATTTTAAGAAAACTTTATTAATTTCTTGTTTTACTCTATTAGCTGGTATTGTGAATATTTTTCTGAACTTAGTATTAATTCCACTATATGGCTATCAAATTGCTGCGAGTACTACTCTTATATCGTTCTTATTACTTTTTACACTACATTATTTCTACGTTAATCTAATAATCAAACCTAATATTTTAATACGACTACAACAGCTTATTAGACCAATGGTTATAGTAGTTCTTGCAAATATATTTATGGAATATTTTATTATTGATAAATGGGTGTTAAATTTTCTAACTAGGGTAGTATTAATGCTTATTGTTATTATAACTAACTTTTCAACACTTAAGAAATTTCTAGATTAG